A region of Mesorhizobium sp. M3A.F.Ca.ET.080.04.2.1 DNA encodes the following proteins:
- a CDS encoding HAD family phosphatase encodes MSAARSLTKLVIFDCDGVLVDTENLANRRLAEWLCEAGFATTFEHCRKHFSGRSMASVQKQIEEETDARLGADFVDRWNAGLPDLFAHGVEAIPYVREFVDKVRAAGIAYCVASSARVSKMHITLGQTGLLPLFEHAMFSSTMVGRGKPFPDLFLHAASTMGFAPADCIVIEDSVAGTQAGIAAGMRVFSYHADPLSDRDGLAEAGGILFDDMRELAGLVPIH; translated from the coding sequence ATGTCTGCAGCACGGTCTCTGACAAAGCTGGTCATCTTCGACTGCGATGGGGTTCTGGTCGATACCGAGAATCTCGCCAACCGCCGCCTTGCCGAATGGCTTTGCGAAGCCGGCTTTGCGACCACTTTCGAACATTGCCGCAAGCATTTCTCCGGCCGCAGCATGGCTTCGGTTCAGAAGCAAATCGAAGAGGAGACCGACGCCAGGCTCGGCGCGGATTTCGTCGACCGCTGGAATGCGGGGCTGCCTGATCTGTTCGCGCATGGCGTCGAGGCGATCCCTTATGTGCGCGAGTTCGTCGACAAGGTGCGGGCCGCCGGAATCGCCTACTGCGTCGCTTCCTCGGCGCGGGTCTCGAAGATGCACATCACGCTCGGCCAGACCGGGCTTTTGCCGCTGTTCGAACACGCCATGTTCTCCTCGACCATGGTCGGGCGCGGCAAGCCGTTTCCAGACCTCTTCCTCCATGCCGCCTCGACGATGGGCTTCGCGCCGGCCGACTGCATCGTCATCGAAGACAGCGTCGCAGGCACCCAGGCCGGCATCGCAGCCGGAATGCGCGTGTTCTCCTATCATGCCGATCCGTTGTCCGACCGCGATGGACTGGCCGAAGCCGGCGGCATCCTGTTCGACGACATGCGCGAGCTCGCCGGACTGGTGCCGATCCACTGA
- a CDS encoding oxaloacetate decarboxylase — protein sequence MDKGKIFRDLHASTFVMPNPWDVGTTKLLASFGFKALATTSAGFAFSRGLPDGGVTFEAMIHHCRDVTAATDLPVSADLERGKGDSAEQAAETIFAAEAAGLAGCSIEDHTGDPDNPIYDFSHAVERVAAAVEAARALKHDFVFTARAENFLWGRTDLDDTIRRLQAFEKAGADVLYAPGLSDVEMVRTVCSAVTRPVNVMARPSFTVADLAAAGVRRVSLGPWLTNFAFGMLETAAREIQQDGTFGFTRAAMPFGKLQALFREGAAEQD from the coding sequence ATGGACAAGGGCAAGATTTTTCGTGACCTGCATGCCTCCACCTTCGTCATGCCCAATCCCTGGGATGTTGGCACCACCAAGCTTCTCGCCTCCTTCGGCTTCAAGGCGCTGGCCACAACCAGCGCCGGCTTCGCCTTCTCGCGCGGCCTGCCCGATGGTGGGGTGACCTTCGAAGCGATGATCCACCATTGCCGCGACGTGACCGCGGCGACCGACCTGCCGGTGTCCGCCGACCTCGAACGCGGCAAGGGCGACAGCGCCGAGCAGGCCGCCGAAACCATCTTCGCGGCCGAAGCCGCCGGCCTGGCCGGCTGCTCGATCGAGGACCACACCGGCGATCCGGACAATCCGATCTATGATTTCTCGCATGCGGTCGAACGCGTCGCCGCGGCCGTCGAGGCGGCGCGTGCCCTGAAGCATGATTTCGTCTTCACCGCGCGGGCCGAGAATTTTCTGTGGGGCAGGACCGATCTCGACGACACGATCAGGCGGCTGCAGGCCTTCGAGAAGGCAGGCGCCGACGTGCTCTATGCGCCGGGCTTGAGCGACGTCGAGATGGTGCGCACGGTCTGCTCGGCGGTGACGAGGCCGGTCAATGTGATGGCGCGGCCCAGCTTCACCGTCGCCGACCTGGCTGCGGCCGGCGTCAGGCGCGTGTCGCTCGGCCCCTGGCTGACCAACTTCGCCTTCGGCATGCTGGAGACGGCGGCGCGCGAGATCCAGCAGGACGGCACCTTCGGCTTCACCCGCGCCGCGATGCCGTTCGGCAAGCTGCAGGCGCTGTTCCGCGAGGGGGCTGCCGAGCAGGACTAG
- a CDS encoding sulfate transporter family protein, whose protein sequence is MILDAARAAASRLFSPEFRSVFLKTLGLTLLALAALWFAISSLFEWLALPWIDALLPGLPAWAGLLGLIVAGIGLALGLALLIAPVTAIIAGLFLDDVADVVERTDYPGDPPGRAVPALRSLVLAVKFFGVVILGNIVALLLLLVPGINIAAFFVVNGYLLGREFFEFAAMRFRPEADAKALRRKYAGTVFLAGLVVAAFLAVPLLNLLTPLFAAALMVHLHKAVSAREPV, encoded by the coding sequence GTGATCCTCGACGCCGCCCGCGCCGCCGCCAGCCGGCTGTTCTCGCCCGAATTCCGATCGGTCTTTCTGAAAACGCTTGGGCTGACCTTGCTGGCGCTGGCCGCGCTTTGGTTCGCGATCAGCAGCCTGTTCGAATGGCTGGCGCTGCCGTGGATCGATGCGCTGCTGCCTGGCCTGCCGGCCTGGGCGGGACTGCTTGGTCTCATCGTTGCCGGCATCGGCCTTGCACTGGGCTTGGCGCTGCTCATAGCGCCGGTCACCGCCATCATCGCCGGCTTGTTCCTCGACGATGTCGCCGACGTCGTCGAGCGCACCGACTATCCCGGCGATCCGCCCGGCCGTGCCGTGCCGGCGCTGCGCTCGCTGGTGCTGGCGGTAAAATTCTTCGGCGTGGTTATCCTCGGCAACATCGTCGCGCTGCTGTTGCTCCTGGTGCCGGGCATCAACATCGCCGCCTTCTTCGTCGTCAACGGCTATCTGCTGGGGCGCGAGTTCTTCGAATTCGCCGCCATGCGCTTTCGTCCCGAGGCCGATGCGAAGGCTCTGCGCCGCAAATATGCCGGCACGGTGTTTCTGGCCGGACTGGTCGTAGCTGCCTTCCTTGCCGTGCCGCTGCTCAATCTTTTGACACCGCTTTTTGCCGCCGCCCTGATGGTGCATCTGCACAAGGCTGTTTCCGCGCGGGAGCCGGTCTAG
- a CDS encoding EamA family transporter, whose translation MPTKTNMSTELALLGLLAVLWGASYTFIKIGVETIPPVTFIAGRTLIAGAILLGLIRWRGLAMPRDAVNWRRFMFQACLNSVVPFTLIAAAERSIDAGLATILNATSPIFTFLLTALITRHEPVTLRKLIGVGAGIAGICLIVGTEALGGLGHQLWAQLAVIAATVSYAGAAIFGRNFRGLDPMLPAAGSMICGAVILIPLSLVFDRPWTLAPSTASVLALFGLSVFSTALAFSIFFRLIHTLGSVGTTSQAYLRVPIGVGIGAVFLGESLGPTAWLGMGFVVAGVAAMTIPARQAKLAQ comes from the coding sequence ATGCCGACAAAGACGAATATGAGCACTGAACTGGCGCTGCTTGGCCTGCTGGCGGTGTTGTGGGGCGCCTCCTACACCTTCATCAAGATCGGCGTCGAGACGATCCCGCCGGTGACCTTCATCGCGGGCCGCACCTTGATCGCCGGAGCCATTCTGCTTGGCCTCATCCGCTGGCGCGGCCTTGCCATGCCCCGCGACGCCGTCAACTGGCGCCGCTTCATGTTCCAGGCCTGCCTGAACAGCGTCGTCCCGTTCACGTTGATCGCCGCCGCCGAACGCTCGATCGATGCCGGCCTCGCCACCATCCTCAACGCGACATCGCCGATCTTCACCTTCCTGCTGACCGCGCTCATCACCCGTCACGAACCGGTGACGCTGCGCAAGCTGATCGGCGTCGGCGCCGGTATCGCGGGCATATGCCTGATCGTCGGCACCGAGGCGCTCGGCGGTCTTGGCCATCAGCTCTGGGCGCAGCTTGCCGTCATCGCCGCCACCGTCAGCTATGCGGGGGCGGCCATTTTTGGACGCAATTTCAGGGGGCTCGATCCGATGCTCCCGGCGGCCGGCTCGATGATCTGCGGCGCGGTGATCCTGATACCGTTGAGCCTTGTCTTCGACCGGCCGTGGACACTGGCGCCCTCGACCGCATCGGTCCTCGCCCTCTTCGGCCTGTCGGTTTTCTCCACCGCGCTCGCCTTCTCGATCTTCTTCCGGCTTATCCACACGCTCGGCTCGGTCGGCACCACGTCGCAGGCTTATCTGCGCGTGCCGATCGGCGTCGGCATCGGCGCCGTCTTCCTCGGCGAAAGCCTTGGTCCGACGGCCTGGCTTGGCATGGGCTTCGTCGTCGCTGGCGTAGCCGCCATGACCATCCCGGCCCGGCAAGCCAAGCTTGCCCAGTAG
- a CDS encoding adenosine kinase produces the protein MPEYDVLCIGNAIVDIIAQCDEAFLETNGIVKGAMNLIDTRRAELLYSRMGPAIEASGGSAGNTAAGVASFGGRAAFFGKVSNDALGDIYIHDIHAQGVAFDTRPLKGEPPTARSMIFVTPDGERSMNTYLGACVELGPEDVEADKAAGAKVTYFEGYLWDPPRAKEAIRQTAKLAHAAGREVSMTLSDSFCVDRYRDEFLELMRSGTVDIVFANSHEIKSLYQTSSFEDALAAIRKDCKIAAVTRSEKGSVIVRGEETVTIQATTIKELVDTTGAGDLYAAGFLYGYTAGRSLKDCGDLGSLAAGLVIQQIGPRPRQNLRREAEQAGLL, from the coding sequence ATGCCGGAATATGACGTGCTTTGCATCGGCAATGCCATTGTCGACATCATCGCGCAGTGCGACGAGGCCTTTCTCGAAACCAACGGCATCGTCAAGGGCGCGATGAACCTCATCGACACCCGGCGCGCCGAGCTGCTTTACAGCCGCATGGGGCCGGCGATCGAGGCCTCCGGCGGCAGCGCCGGCAATACGGCAGCAGGCGTCGCCAGCTTCGGCGGCCGCGCCGCCTTCTTCGGCAAGGTGTCGAACGACGCGCTCGGCGACATCTACATCCACGATATCCATGCCCAGGGCGTGGCCTTCGACACCAGGCCGCTCAAGGGCGAGCCGCCGACAGCGCGTTCGATGATCTTCGTCACGCCGGACGGTGAGCGTTCGATGAACACTTATCTCGGTGCCTGCGTCGAGCTTGGCCCGGAGGACGTCGAGGCCGACAAGGCGGCCGGCGCCAAGGTGACCTATTTCGAGGGTTATCTGTGGGATCCGCCGCGCGCCAAGGAAGCGATCCGGCAGACGGCGAAGCTGGCGCATGCCGCCGGGCGCGAAGTGTCGATGACGCTGTCGGACTCCTTCTGCGTCGATCGCTACCGCGACGAGTTCCTGGAATTGATGCGCTCGGGCACCGTCGACATCGTCTTCGCCAACAGCCACGAGATCAAGTCGCTCTACCAGACGTCGTCGTTCGAGGACGCACTCGCCGCCATCCGCAAGGATTGCAAGATCGCCGCCGTTACGCGGTCCGAGAAAGGGTCCGTGATCGTGCGCGGCGAGGAGACCGTGACCATCCAGGCGACCACCATCAAGGAATTGGTCGACACGACCGGCGCCGGCGACCTCTACGCCGCCGGCTTCCTCTATGGCTACACGGCCGGGCGCAGCCTCAAGGATTGCGGCGATCTCGGCTCGCTGGCCGCCGGGCTGGTGATCCAGCAGATCGGGCCGAGGCCCAGGCAGAATTTGCGCCGCGAGGCCGAGCAGGCGGGGCTGCTTTAA
- a CDS encoding antitoxin Xre/MbcA/ParS toxin-binding domain-containing protein — translation MTRFQNPPEGISQHALARLVAKAVQQALMQHGLLLDIEVLVAAGAIAGGVAAALPFLPQAEQLTITSFKGGWTALVSEFLQTIAERSGGAADTHCANETPPPAPGQPGFPQIPVRVSDFQAMLIEDWAGEVAGSTFLEEKFGIPRSTLHRWQRRGEVVALRKGASKHVFPLAQFVDGRPAPGIGEVLAAITNPRLAWFWLTRPSPELDGRIPIDLLRDDMIEDVVRVSRSVSQT, via the coding sequence ATGACCAGATTTCAGAATCCGCCTGAAGGCATTTCGCAACACGCCCTGGCGCGGCTGGTGGCCAAGGCTGTGCAACAGGCATTGATGCAACATGGCTTGCTGCTCGATATCGAAGTCCTGGTTGCGGCCGGCGCGATCGCCGGCGGCGTTGCGGCCGCGCTTCCCTTCCTCCCGCAGGCGGAGCAACTCACGATCACATCCTTCAAGGGCGGCTGGACCGCGCTTGTCTCCGAGTTCTTGCAGACGATTGCGGAAAGGAGCGGCGGTGCGGCTGATACGCATTGTGCCAACGAAACCCCGCCGCCGGCGCCAGGACAGCCTGGGTTCCCGCAAATACCCGTGCGGGTTTCAGACTTCCAGGCGATGCTGATAGAGGACTGGGCCGGTGAGGTTGCCGGATCGACCTTTCTTGAGGAGAAATTCGGCATACCGCGTTCGACGCTGCACCGCTGGCAAAGGCGGGGCGAAGTCGTTGCTTTGCGCAAGGGCGCCAGCAAGCATGTTTTCCCGCTGGCTCAGTTCGTCGACGGCAGGCCGGCACCGGGCATAGGCGAGGTGCTGGCGGCAATCACCAATCCGAGGCTGGCCTGGTTCTGGCTGACCCGACCTTCGCCCGAACTCGACGGCCGTATTCCCATCGACTTGCTCCGCGACGACATGATCGAGGACGTGGTCCGCGTTTCCCGAAGCGTTTCCCAAACCTGA
- a CDS encoding porin: MNIKSLLLGSAAALIAVSGAHAADAVTVAEPEPAEYVKICDVYGAGYFYIPGTETCLRIGGYVRYDIGAGDIGSFDGAHATDRQDGDVQDTWKKNTRFTFKTWTGQETELGTLKTYTEMRFNFGNSATSDVAFDKGVSVKFAWIQLGGLRVGKDESAFDTFIGYAGSVIQDTLVPYGDFDTNVVQYYFDAGNGFSAVVSLEEGSGTVGTIDSYVPHVVGGVKYTQGWGAITGVVAYDSNYEEVAGKVRLDVKPVDNLSLFIMGGYGTDDNLNDDAGNVVDAHGRGFYKQWSGNWAVWGGGTYTINEKTSFNAQLSYDEGKNFGVAANIAYEIVKGLKVTAEVDYLHVGEDTVTNFTKADKENNIGGILRFQRSF; this comes from the coding sequence ATGAACATCAAGAGCCTTCTTCTCGGCTCCGCTGCGGCGCTGATCGCAGTTTCCGGTGCCCACGCCGCCGACGCGGTCACCGTCGCAGAGCCGGAACCGGCCGAATATGTCAAGATCTGCGACGTTTACGGCGCGGGTTATTTCTACATCCCCGGCACCGAGACCTGCCTGCGCATCGGCGGCTATGTCCGCTATGACATCGGCGCTGGCGATATTGGCTCGTTCGACGGTGCTCATGCGACCGATCGCCAGGACGGCGATGTCCAGGACACTTGGAAGAAGAATACCCGCTTCACCTTCAAGACCTGGACCGGCCAGGAGACCGAACTCGGCACCTTGAAGACCTACACCGAAATGCGCTTCAACTTTGGCAACAGCGCAACTAGCGATGTTGCTTTCGACAAGGGTGTCTCGGTCAAGTTCGCCTGGATCCAGCTCGGTGGCCTCCGCGTCGGTAAGGACGAATCCGCCTTCGACACGTTCATCGGCTACGCCGGCAGCGTCATCCAGGATACGCTGGTTCCCTATGGCGATTTCGACACCAACGTCGTGCAGTACTATTTCGACGCAGGTAACGGCTTCTCGGCCGTCGTCTCGCTCGAAGAAGGCTCCGGCACTGTTGGCACGATCGACAGCTATGTTCCGCATGTGGTCGGCGGCGTGAAGTACACACAGGGCTGGGGCGCCATCACCGGCGTCGTTGCCTATGACAGCAACTACGAAGAGGTGGCCGGCAAGGTTCGCTTGGACGTCAAGCCGGTGGACAACTTGTCGTTGTTCATCATGGGCGGCTACGGCACCGACGACAACCTCAACGATGATGCAGGCAACGTCGTGGATGCCCACGGTCGCGGCTTCTACAAGCAGTGGAGCGGCAACTGGGCGGTGTGGGGCGGCGGCACCTATACCATCAACGAGAAGACCTCGTTCAACGCCCAGCTTTCCTATGACGAAGGCAAGAATTTCGGCGTCGCGGCGAACATTGCCTATGAAATCGTCAAGGGTCTCAAGGTCACCGCCGAAGTCGACTATCTGCACGTTGGCGAAGACACCGTCACCAATTTCACCAAAGCCGATAAGGAAAACAATATCGGCGGCATCCTGCGCTTCCAGCGCTCGTTCTGA
- a CDS encoding NADP-dependent malic enzyme, which produces MARKTESSGPSVSAQEALEFHAMGRPGKLEIVATKPMATQRDLSLAYSPGVAVPVRAIAEDPSRAFDYTSRGNMVAVISNGTAILGLGNLGALASKPVMEGKAVLFKRFADVDSIDLEVATEDADEFINCVRFLGPSFGGINLEDIKAPECFIIEQRLRELMDIPVFHDDQHGTAIISAAGLINALEITGRDMKNTKMVCNGAGAAGIACIELMKAMGFSPENVILCDTKGVVFQGRTEGMNQWKSAHAVKTEARSLAEALEGADVFLGLSAKGALTTAMVQSMAKNPIIFAMANPDPEITPEEVAEIRTDAIMATGRSDYPNQVNNVLGFPYIFRGALDVRATTINDEMKIAAARALAELARRDVPDDVAAAYQGNRPKFGPNYIIPVPFDPRLISAIPLAVAKAAMESGVARKPILDLDRYAQELSARRDPIASTLQRIYDRVRRQPKRIVFAEGEEEQVMRAAVSYVNQKLGTAILLGRDDVIKENARHAGIDLDKQGLEIINARLSRRNGIYTDYLYERMQRKGFLFRDCQRLINNDRNHFAACMVALGDADGIVTGVTRNYSTALDDVRRIIDAKPGHRVIGVSIVLARGRTVIVADTAVHDMPNAEQIADIAEEAAGFARRMGYEPRLAMLAYSTFGHPQGERSERVQEAVRILDKRRVDFEYDGEMAADVALNARAMAQYPFIRLTGPANVLIMPAFHSASISTKMLQELGGSTVIGPLLVGLNKPVQIVSLNAKDSDIVNMAAIAAYTAGN; this is translated from the coding sequence ATGGCCAGGAAAACCGAAAGCAGCGGCCCTTCCGTCAGCGCGCAGGAGGCGCTGGAATTCCATGCCATGGGGCGGCCCGGCAAGCTGGAGATCGTCGCCACCAAGCCGATGGCCACGCAGCGCGATCTGAGCCTCGCCTATTCGCCGGGCGTCGCCGTCCCGGTGCGCGCCATCGCGGAAGACCCGAGCCGCGCCTTCGACTACACGTCGCGCGGCAACATGGTCGCCGTCATCTCCAACGGCACTGCAATTCTTGGATTGGGCAATCTTGGCGCGCTCGCATCCAAGCCGGTCATGGAAGGCAAGGCGGTGCTGTTCAAGCGCTTCGCCGACGTCGATTCCATCGATCTCGAGGTCGCGACCGAAGATGCCGACGAGTTCATCAATTGCGTGCGCTTCCTTGGACCTTCCTTCGGCGGCATCAACCTCGAGGACATCAAGGCGCCGGAATGCTTCATCATCGAGCAGCGCCTGCGCGAGCTGATGGACATACCCGTCTTTCATGACGACCAGCACGGCACCGCCATCATCTCGGCCGCCGGGCTGATCAACGCGCTGGAGATCACCGGCCGCGACATGAAGAACACCAAGATGGTCTGCAACGGCGCGGGCGCGGCGGGCATCGCCTGCATCGAATTGATGAAGGCGATGGGATTCTCGCCGGAGAACGTCATCCTGTGCGACACCAAGGGCGTCGTCTTCCAGGGCCGCACCGAGGGCATGAACCAGTGGAAGTCGGCGCATGCGGTCAAGACCGAGGCGCGGTCGCTCGCCGAAGCGCTGGAGGGCGCCGACGTCTTCCTCGGGCTCTCCGCCAAGGGCGCGCTGACCACGGCCATGGTGCAGTCGATGGCGAAGAACCCGATCATCTTCGCCATGGCCAATCCCGATCCGGAGATCACGCCGGAGGAAGTGGCGGAGATCCGCACCGACGCCATCATGGCAACCGGCCGATCGGACTATCCGAACCAGGTCAACAATGTGCTCGGTTTCCCCTACATCTTCCGCGGCGCGCTGGATGTCCGGGCCACCACCATCAACGACGAGATGAAGATCGCCGCCGCCCGCGCGCTGGCCGAGCTGGCACGCCGCGACGTGCCGGATGACGTCGCCGCCGCCTACCAGGGCAACCGGCCGAAATTCGGCCCCAACTACATTATCCCGGTGCCGTTCGATCCGCGCCTGATCTCGGCCATCCCGCTCGCCGTGGCCAAGGCCGCGATGGAGTCCGGCGTCGCCCGCAAGCCGATCCTCGACCTCGACCGTTACGCGCAGGAGCTTTCGGCGCGCCGCGATCCGATCGCCTCGACCCTGCAGCGCATCTACGATCGCGTGCGCCGCCAGCCCAAGCGCATCGTCTTCGCCGAGGGCGAGGAAGAGCAGGTGATGCGCGCCGCCGTCTCCTATGTGAACCAGAAGCTCGGCACGGCGATCCTGCTTGGCCGCGACGACGTCATCAAGGAGAACGCCAGGCATGCCGGCATCGATCTCGACAAACAAGGCCTCGAGATCATCAACGCCCGCCTGTCGCGCCGCAACGGCATCTACACCGACTATCTCTACGAGCGCATGCAGCGGAAGGGTTTCCTGTTCCGCGATTGCCAGCGGCTGATCAACAACGATCGCAATCACTTCGCCGCCTGCATGGTGGCGCTGGGCGACGCCGACGGCATCGTCACCGGCGTGACCCGCAACTATTCCACCGCGCTGGACGATGTTCGTCGCATCATCGATGCCAAGCCCGGCCACCGCGTCATCGGCGTTTCGATCGTGCTCGCGCGCGGCCGCACCGTCATCGTCGCCGACACCGCCGTCCACGACATGCCGAATGCCGAGCAGATCGCCGACATCGCCGAGGAGGCGGCCGGCTTTGCCCGCCGCATGGGCTATGAGCCGAGGCTTGCGATGCTCGCCTACTCCACCTTCGGCCATCCGCAGGGCGAGCGTTCCGAGCGCGTTCAGGAGGCGGTGCGCATCCTCGACAAGCGCCGCGTCGATTTCGAATATGACGGCGAGATGGCCGCCGACGTCGCGCTCAACGCCCGCGCCATGGCGCAGTATCCGTTCATCCGGCTGACCGGTCCGGCCAACGTGCTGATCATGCCGGCATTCCACTCGGCGTCGATCTCGACCAAGATGCTGCAGGAACTCGGCGGCTCGACCGTCATCGGCCCGCTGCTGGTCGGATTGAACAAGCCGGTGCAGATCGTCTCGCTTAACGCCAAGGACTCAGACATCGTCAACATGGCGGCGATCGCGGCCTACACGGCGGGGAATTGA